The Bacteroidota bacterium genome includes a region encoding these proteins:
- a CDS encoding esterase, producing MLTFGTKGFPLILFPTSMGMHNENRDFKLVESIGWFIESGLIKVYCPDSIDKHSWYNTDANPADRVKNQMLYERMLLEEVYPAIKEQTGHHRIGVGGCSFGGYHACNFAFRNPAIVAAMFSLHAKFDIKTQLDGHYNDDVYFNNPVDYIAGLEDENIWKMQIFLGSAEFDMCLDSNYKMAQVLGLKQIPHTLEVLEGEKHDWPAWRQQLPRFLSMLDFDKIYK from the coding sequence ATGCTGACTTTTGGGACAAAGGGTTTCCCACTGATATTATTCCCAACATCAATGGGAATGCACAACGAAAACCGCGATTTTAAACTTGTGGAGTCTATAGGTTGGTTCATTGAATCGGGACTTATAAAGGTTTATTGCCCTGATAGCATTGACAAACACAGTTGGTACAATACAGACGCAAACCCCGCCGACAGAGTTAAAAATCAAATGTTGTATGAAAGAATGTTGCTGGAGGAGGTTTACCCTGCCATAAAGGAACAAACCGGTCATCACCGCATAGGAGTTGGTGGTTGCAGTTTCGGTGGATACCATGCATGCAATTTTGCATTCAGAAATCCGGCAATTGTTGCGGCAATGTTTTCTCTCCATGCAAAATTTGATATTAAAACACAGTTGGACGGACACTATAACGACGATGTTTATTTTAATAATCCAGTAGATTATATTGCGGGACTGGAGGATGAAAATATTTGGAAAATGCAAATATTTTTGGGCTCGGCTGAATTTGATATGTGTCTTGATTCTAATTATAAAATGGCTCAGGTGCTTGGACTTAAACAAATTCCGCATACTTTAGAGGTGTTGGAAGGTGAAAAACACGATTGGCCGGCCTGGAGACAACAATTACCAAGATTTTTATCCATGTTGGATTTCGATAAAATTTATAAATAA
- a CDS encoding VCBS repeat-containing protein: MNTTRYTTISKPTSFRCSLLLLTLLNPFITKAQFSLNNWQDLELSTTTGAIVSEMRSCDMNNDGKMDLVLCFTDNNTVQIFLNNSTAKPNIETSFLKPYQINYTGGTSGEFYLSDLNRDALPEIIISNAQNASIIILRNTSSTNKLSFSESLQLETPQKTTALSACDLNGDGLPELMAASGETVYVFQNSGVVKSQEIKLNSMISLSGGGIIHDIKCADMDGDGNADIITGTHNGISVLKNQTNYGASAISFANAVNQNEGRSVFAMDIGDLDNDFKPDIVTSNWPNADISILPNTSQSGNISFGSIEFMEAGSSKGIALGDFDQDGKFDVAVSTKEVTKIFRNISSAEGDFSLADAQNFPPICNKLMVKDFDRDGVDDLGGFNFNANKIELLLHSSIPVANAKPEFNVYCGEDGKIWMDWNVPVQNKAWIYDIEKTTDGINFNPLAVQIQGETAAEGINFSYSDTNESANIEYYRLKITSTNGEISYTDMEFAEPCTDVITGFVCSYPNPVDKVMNFNFSLSREMEMTYSILDLNMQVQLEKTELVTPGTRTYSLEIMQLQKGSYIFVVKFGNLPPKVCRFEKL; encoded by the coding sequence ATGAATACAACGCGATACACGACAATCTCTAAACCAACATCTTTTCGATGTTCGTTGCTGCTTTTAACCCTTTTAAACCCTTTTATTACTAAGGCTCAGTTCAGTTTGAACAATTGGCAGGATCTGGAATTAAGCACAACAACCGGAGCAATTGTATCAGAAATGCGTTCCTGTGATATGAATAATGATGGGAAAATGGATTTGGTATTGTGTTTTACCGACAACAATACTGTGCAAATTTTCCTCAACAATTCCACAGCTAAACCCAATATTGAAACTTCGTTTTTGAAGCCCTATCAGATTAATTATACCGGCGGTACTTCCGGTGAATTTTATTTATCTGATCTTAACCGTGATGCCTTACCGGAGATCATAATTTCTAATGCACAAAACGCTTCCATTATTATTTTGCGAAATACATCTTCAACAAATAAATTGAGTTTTTCTGAATCACTCCAATTAGAAACTCCTCAAAAAACTACAGCACTTTCTGCTTGCGATTTAAATGGAGATGGTTTACCCGAATTAATGGCGGCTTCCGGTGAAACTGTTTATGTATTTCAAAATTCCGGAGTTGTTAAGTCGCAGGAGATCAAATTGAACAGTATGATTTCTTTGTCCGGCGGTGGTATCATTCACGATATTAAATGTGCCGATATGGATGGTGATGGAAATGCAGATATTATTACAGGAACACATAATGGCATCTCCGTTCTAAAAAACCAGACTAATTATGGAGCAAGTGCTATTTCCTTTGCCAATGCCGTAAATCAGAATGAAGGCCGTTCAGTATTTGCCATGGACATTGGTGATCTGGATAATGATTTTAAACCCGATATTGTTACCTCTAATTGGCCTAATGCCGATATTTCCATTTTACCTAATACCTCACAGTCGGGAAATATAAGTTTTGGCTCCATTGAATTTATGGAAGCAGGCTCATCAAAAGGGATTGCACTTGGTGATTTTGATCAGGATGGAAAATTTGATGTTGCCGTTTCAACAAAGGAGGTAACAAAAATTTTTCGAAATATTTCCAGTGCAGAAGGTGATTTTAGTTTGGCAGATGCACAAAATTTTCCGCCCATATGTAACAAATTAATGGTGAAAGATTTCGATAGAGATGGAGTTGATGATCTGGGTGGATTTAATTTTAATGCTAATAAAATTGAATTATTGTTGCATTCCTCTATCCCTGTTGCAAATGCAAAACCGGAGTTCAATGTTTATTGTGGTGAGGATGGTAAAATTTGGATGGATTGGAATGTGCCAGTTCAAAATAAAGCGTGGATTTATGATATCGAAAAAACAACAGATGGTATCAATTTTAATCCTCTGGCTGTTCAAATACAAGGAGAAACAGCTGCTGAAGGAATAAATTTTAGTTATTCCGACACGAATGAATCTGCAAATATTGAATATTACAGATTGAAGATAACTTCTACAAATGGAGAGATAAGTTATACAGATATGGAATTTGCTGAACCATGTACAGATGTTATTACTGGCTTCGTGTGTTCCTATCCAAATCCCGTAGACAAGGTGATGAATTTTAACTTTAGCCTAAGCAGGGAGATGGAAATGACCTATTCCATTTTGGATCTGAATATGCAGGTTCAGCTGGAAAAAACAGAATTAGTTACCCCTGGAACACGAACATATTCGTTAGAAATAATGCAATTACAAAAAGGTTCGTATATCTTTGTGGTAAAATTCGGCAATTTGCCCCCTAAGGTATGCCGTTTTGAAAAATTATAA
- a CDS encoding ABC transporter ATP-binding protein: MITAKNIHKSYGPLQVLKGVDLHIEKGELVSIVGASGAGKSTLLHIIGTLDKPDAGQLTINELLINGLNDKQLASFRNKHIGFVFQFHHLLPEFTALENVCIPGFIAKRKEKEVEQKAKEFLDYLGLSDRLQHKPNQLSGGEQQRVAVARALINQPLVILADEPSGNLDTQNAKELHNLFFQLRKEFDQTFIIVTHNDELANMADRKLVMKDGKMVG, encoded by the coding sequence ATGATAACTGCGAAAAATATACATAAGTCGTACGGGCCTTTACAAGTGTTAAAAGGTGTGGATCTGCACATAGAAAAGGGTGAATTGGTGAGTATAGTTGGTGCTTCCGGAGCAGGTAAAAGCACTTTACTGCACATAATAGGAACTTTGGATAAACCCGATGCCGGTCAGCTTACCATCAACGAACTATTGATAAATGGCCTCAATGATAAACAATTGGCCTCGTTCAGAAACAAACATATTGGGTTCGTATTTCAGTTTCATCATTTATTACCGGAGTTTACAGCTTTGGAAAATGTATGTATTCCCGGATTTATTGCAAAGAGGAAAGAAAAGGAAGTGGAACAAAAAGCCAAAGAATTTTTAGATTACCTCGGATTAAGCGATCGCCTTCAACATAAACCGAATCAATTATCAGGGGGAGAACAACAACGTGTGGCCGTTGCAAGAGCATTGATCAATCAGCCCTTAGTAATATTAGCCGATGAACCATCAGGAAATCTGGATACTCAAAATGCAAAGGAATTACACAACCTTTTTTTTCAGTTAAGAAAAGAATTTGATCAAACTTTCATAATTGTTACACATAATGATGAGCTGGCTAATATGGCGGATAGGAAATTGGTGATGAAGGATGGAAAAATGGTTGGATAA
- a CDS encoding esterase family protein, with translation MKLKVASKVSVEFEKIRSSYLNRDVALTIILPPNYQQKPYPVLWLNDGQDIPSMGLNEVINNLLMEDIITPFIVIGVHANEDRLQEYGSSSAVDFKNRGSKAGLYSEFMINELLPYIRNNYSVSRDKNKNVVAGWSMGGLSAIDIVWNFPNYFGKVGVFSGSLWWRMKAYNRGYKEDKHRIIHQMIRNSEKKEGLKFWFECGTNDEQADRNKNGLIDSIDDTIDFIQELKNKGYDDKKDIQFVLIKGGEHNQQTWSEIMPYFLTWAFGK, from the coding sequence ATGAAGCTTAAAGTCGCCTCGAAGGTTAGTGTTGAATTTGAAAAGATAAGGTCCTCTTATTTAAATCGGGATGTTGCGCTTACCATAATTTTACCACCAAATTATCAGCAAAAACCATATCCGGTATTGTGGCTTAACGATGGTCAGGATATTCCGTCTATGGGTTTAAATGAGGTGATCAATAATCTGTTGATGGAGGATATTATTACTCCTTTTATTGTAATTGGAGTGCATGCCAACGAAGACAGATTGCAGGAATATGGAAGCAGTTCGGCGGTTGATTTTAAAAACAGGGGTTCCAAGGCAGGACTTTATTCCGAATTCATGATAAATGAATTGTTGCCATACATCCGAAATAATTATTCCGTTTCGAGAGATAAAAATAAAAATGTTGTTGCCGGCTGGAGCATGGGCGGATTAAGTGCAATTGATATCGTTTGGAATTTCCCGAATTATTTTGGAAAAGTAGGAGTGTTCTCCGGCTCTTTATGGTGGAGGATGAAAGCCTATAACCGAGGTTATAAGGAAGATAAACACAGAATTATTCATCAGATGATCCGCAATTCCGAAAAAAAGGAAGGACTAAAATTTTGGTTCGAATGTGGAACCAACGATGAACAAGCCGACCGCAATAAGAACGGACTTATTGATTCCATTGATGACACCATAGATTTTATTCAGGAATTAAAAAATAAAGGTTACGACGATAAAAAAGACATTCAATTTGTTCTCATAAAAGGCGGCGAACACAATCAGCAAACCTGGAGCGAAATAATGCCATACTTTTTAACCTGGGCGTTTGGGAAATAA